One Vallitalea pronyensis genomic region harbors:
- a CDS encoding FMN-dependent NADH-azoreductase: MSTLLYITVNSKPEHLSTSKTVGRVFIDKYKECHPDDTIEELDLYETDIPLMNYKLFSSRAALVCGEDLDALSEEDQQLVHKASDLCDQFIKADKYVIAAPMWSVFFPSMLKQYLDCIILDGKVINIDPAHDKVEGLLDNKKRKMLYIQSSGANVPIVLATKMNHGVHYLKDIFKFLGVRKFDRLLVEGVNDHKIGKEEAIKRAIVDMGDILPYF; the protein is encoded by the coding sequence ATGTCCACCTTACTGTATATCACTGTCAATTCCAAACCTGAGCACTTATCCACCAGCAAGACTGTTGGACGGGTATTTATTGACAAGTACAAAGAATGCCATCCAGATGATACCATTGAAGAATTAGACCTCTACGAAACAGATATACCCCTTATGAATTATAAGTTATTCTCGTCAAGAGCAGCTCTTGTATGTGGTGAAGACTTAGATGCCTTATCAGAAGAAGACCAGCAACTTGTTCACAAAGCTTCTGATTTATGTGACCAATTCATTAAAGCTGACAAATATGTCATTGCCGCCCCTATGTGGAGTGTGTTTTTTCCATCCATGCTCAAGCAATACTTAGATTGCATCATTCTAGATGGTAAGGTCATTAATATTGATCCTGCTCATGACAAAGTGGAAGGTTTATTGGATAATAAAAAAAGAAAGATGCTCTACATTCAATCATCTGGCGCCAATGTTCCTATCGTCTTAGCTACCAAGATGAACCATGGCGTCCATTATTTAAAAGATATTTTTAAGTTTCTGGGTGTAAGAAAATTTGATAGACTCCTTGTAGAAGGTGTAAACGACCATAAAATTGGAAAAGAAGAAGCCATTAAGCGG